Proteins encoded by one window of Sulfurospirillum barnesii SES-3:
- the argS gene encoding arginine--tRNA ligase, protein MKKSVVRAISETLNREFVLEKPANLSFGHYATPIAFSLAKELKKSPIAIAEEMCSLFQTGDVFQEVTPIKGYINFKLSERFLDQYATWAIQNESLFGKDENHESILLEYVSANPTGPLHIGHARGAVIGDALARIGKHLGYHITTEYYVNDAGNQVDLLGLSIYLAGRENILGLHVNWPEEFYRGEYIVDLAHVAKAELGSSVFEDEANITLLSTWGKDKMLELIKSNLADVGIYFEQFVSEKSLYDKWDESFTKLQKHDKTYEEGGKIWIRSTELGDEKDRVVVREDGRPTYLAGDIIYHDNKFQRHYDKYINIWGADHHGYITRVKAAINFLGYDESKLEVLLAQMVSLLKGGEPYKMSKRAGNFILMSDVVSEVGSDALRFVFLSKKSDTHLEFDVDVFKQEDSNNPIFYINYAHARINQIFAKAGKSIADVENVTLEGMSEEAQNLLFSALLLPEVLEDAFHSRQVQKVTEYLKNLAASLHKFYNENRVVGSDDEAKLLKLFAVVALSLRVGMQLIGISAKERM, encoded by the coding sequence TTGAAAAAATCGGTTGTTCGTGCTATTTCAGAAACGTTAAACAGAGAATTTGTTTTAGAAAAACCTGCGAATCTCTCCTTTGGCCACTACGCTACGCCTATTGCTTTCTCACTGGCAAAGGAGTTAAAAAAATCTCCTATTGCCATTGCGGAGGAGATGTGTTCACTTTTTCAAACGGGTGATGTATTTCAAGAAGTTACCCCTATAAAAGGCTATATCAATTTTAAACTCAGTGAGCGTTTTTTAGACCAATATGCTACGTGGGCGATTCAAAATGAGTCTCTTTTTGGAAAAGATGAAAATCATGAATCAATCTTGCTTGAGTATGTCAGTGCCAATCCAACAGGTCCTTTACACATTGGACATGCAAGAGGTGCTGTCATTGGGGATGCACTTGCTCGTATTGGAAAACATTTAGGGTATCACATTACCACAGAGTATTATGTTAACGATGCGGGAAATCAGGTTGATTTATTAGGTCTTTCTATCTACCTTGCTGGCCGTGAAAATATTTTAGGCTTACATGTAAATTGGCCAGAAGAGTTTTATCGTGGTGAGTACATTGTTGATTTAGCGCATGTAGCTAAAGCTGAACTGGGAAGCTCTGTTTTTGAAGATGAAGCAAATATCACGTTGCTCTCTACATGGGGCAAAGATAAGATGTTGGAGCTTATTAAGTCTAATCTAGCGGATGTGGGTATTTATTTCGAGCAGTTTGTCAGTGAAAAATCGTTGTATGATAAATGGGATGAGAGTTTTACTAAACTGCAAAAACATGATAAAACCTATGAAGAGGGTGGTAAAATTTGGATTCGCTCTACAGAACTAGGCGATGAAAAAGATCGTGTGGTTGTGCGTGAAGATGGTAGACCTACCTATTTAGCGGGCGATATTATTTACCACGACAATAAATTTCAACGACATTATGACAAGTATATTAATATTTGGGGTGCTGATCATCATGGCTACATCACAAGAGTGAAGGCTGCGATTAATTTTTTAGGCTATGATGAATCAAAACTAGAAGTATTACTTGCTCAAATGGTTTCTCTTTTAAAAGGTGGTGAGCCTTATAAAATGAGTAAGCGTGCGGGTAATTTTATTTTGATGAGCGACGTGGTTAGCGAAGTAGGAAGTGATGCTTTACGTTTTGTATTTTTAAGCAAAAAATCAGATACACATCTTGAATTTGATGTGGATGTTTTTAAACAAGAAGATAGTAACAATCCTATTTTTTATATCAATTATGCCCATGCTCGTATTAATCAAATTTTTGCAAAAGCAGGAAAAAGCATTGCTGATGTAGAAAATGTTACCCTAGAAGGGATGAGTGAAGAGGCTCAAAACTTACTCTTTAGTGCGCTTTTATTGCCAGAAGTTTTAGAAGATGCGTTTCATTCAAGACAGGTTCAAAAAGTAACAGAATACCTTAAAAATCTTGCCGCTTCATTGCATAAATTTTACAATGAAAACCGTGTGGTTGGAAGTGATGATGAAGCAAAATTGTTAAAATTGTTTGCTGTGGTCGCTTTATCGCTTCGTGTAGGTATGCAACTTATAGGCATCAGCGCAAAAGAGAGAATGTAG
- a CDS encoding DNA/RNA non-specific endonuclease produces the protein MRKSQTFFSLLSLFIKYPKLFLIALLLGGLSYTYEVFFARERMSFQGIPQATHHTVSTVTRIFRNQAYMVGYSDLKGNPLWVVYALNPAKENTPHLKRPESFTSDWRNFGLIHSSDYTNSGYDRGHMAPNRAIAQQYGKHAQEETFLMSNITPQKPLLNQKVWQRLEAMELEMFAPQFETLWVYTGPLFNSSPKRLKHSYFVEIPDAFYKIYVGIDKGGAIKTLAFLVPQNAKANTPLESFLVSIDTIEDKSGFDFLHALDDVLEDELEKNIKIQGWF, from the coding sequence GTGAGAAAATCGCAGACATTTTTTTCGCTTCTTAGCCTTTTTATCAAATATCCAAAACTATTTTTAATTGCTCTCCTTCTAGGAGGGCTTTCGTATACGTATGAAGTTTTTTTTGCACGAGAGCGTATGTCTTTTCAAGGCATCCCTCAAGCAACACACCATACAGTTTCCACCGTTACACGCATTTTTCGCAATCAAGCCTATATGGTTGGCTATTCGGATCTTAAAGGCAACCCTTTGTGGGTTGTTTACGCATTAAACCCTGCTAAAGAAAATACACCTCATTTAAAGCGCCCAGAGAGCTTCACGTCTGATTGGCGAAACTTTGGTCTCATTCATTCCTCAGATTATACGAATAGTGGGTACGATAGAGGGCATATGGCACCTAATAGAGCAATAGCACAGCAGTACGGTAAGCATGCTCAAGAAGAGACCTTTTTAATGAGTAACATCACACCTCAAAAACCTCTTCTAAACCAAAAAGTTTGGCAACGTTTGGAAGCCATGGAGCTTGAGATGTTTGCGCCACAATTTGAAACATTATGGGTTTATACAGGCCCTCTTTTTAATTCCTCCCCTAAGAGGCTAAAGCACTCTTATTTTGTTGAAATTCCAGATGCTTTTTATAAAATTTATGTGGGGATTGACAAGGGAGGAGCGATTAAAACCTTAGCATTTCTTGTCCCACAAAATGCAAAAGCCAATACGCCACTTGAATCCTTTTTAGTTAGTATTGATACAATCGAAGATAAAAGTGGATTTGATTTTTTACATGCGTTGGACGATGTTTTGGAAGACGAATTGGAAAAAAACATCAAGATACAAGGGTGGTTTTAA
- a CDS encoding GGDEF domain-containing protein: MRQNSFYLFAPLVLIVSILLSIFFATIQLEKRIETKIFEISTSDIFSITHNNARTIENLLKGNASYPEALKKYHFLQKRVEEHLNVLVTPHVKYAYLLYRDERGIFRFLGDASFEEEKSFLDQKFDVEGPEWLEIYTTKEPLVIRHTLLQQLSISYLIPILNHGEVELILAIDFSINKIQEINHIIQTIQNGIFGIMGVIALVLIFVIIQTKRFSSIKKSAFTDKLTSVYNRNYLQKYESLINLNEYVIAALDIDYFKKINDTYGHAVGDKVLTQIGHTLLQTIRKDNDIVIRYGGEEFLILAKIDKNANHLIALNVIERIFNAIQKTAFSISEEASIQITISVGVNLFPHQAKDFQEAFKYADIALYHAKHSGRNCIKLYDETLKT, encoded by the coding sequence ATGCGTCAAAATAGCTTTTACCTTTTCGCTCCTTTGGTGCTCATCGTATCTATTTTGCTTTCCATTTTCTTTGCCACAATACAACTTGAAAAGCGTATTGAGACAAAGATTTTTGAGATCTCTACATCAGATATTTTTTCAATCACGCATAACAACGCACGCACTATAGAAAACCTTTTAAAAGGGAATGCTAGCTATCCAGAAGCCTTAAAAAAATACCATTTTCTCCAAAAAAGAGTTGAAGAGCATTTAAATGTTTTAGTGACCCCACATGTCAAATATGCTTACCTTCTTTACCGAGATGAACGCGGCATTTTTCGTTTTTTAGGCGATGCTTCTTTTGAAGAAGAGAAGTCCTTTCTTGATCAAAAATTTGATGTAGAGGGACCTGAATGGCTGGAGATTTATACTACAAAAGAACCTCTTGTTATTCGCCATACCCTCTTGCAGCAACTCTCTATTAGCTATTTAATCCCCATCTTAAATCACGGTGAAGTAGAGCTAATTTTGGCGATTGATTTTTCTATCAATAAAATTCAAGAAATTAATCATATTATTCAAACCATTCAAAATGGTATTTTTGGAATCATGGGCGTTATTGCACTTGTCCTTATCTTTGTTATTATTCAAACCAAGCGGTTTAGTTCCATTAAAAAGAGTGCTTTTACAGACAAACTTACCAGTGTTTACAATCGCAACTACCTTCAAAAATATGAATCTCTCATCAACCTCAATGAATATGTTATAGCAGCGTTGGATATTGATTATTTTAAGAAAATAAACGACACTTATGGTCATGCTGTGGGAGATAAAGTTTTAACGCAAATTGGCCATACTCTTTTGCAAACCATTCGTAAGGACAATGACATTGTTATTCGTTATGGAGGAGAAGAATTTTTAATTTTGGCTAAAATTGATAAAAATGCCAATCATCTTATTGCCCTTAATGTCATTGAGCGTATTTTTAACGCCATTCAAAAGACTGCCTTTAGTATTTCCGAAGAAGCTTCTATACAGATTACTATTTCCGTGGGGGTCAATCTCTTCCCCCATCAAGCAAAAGACTTTCAAGAGGCGTTTAAATACGCAGATATAGCGCTCTACCATGCAAAACATAGTGGAAGAAACTGTATCAAACTTTACGATGAAACACTCAAGACCTAG
- a CDS encoding TonB-dependent receptor plug domain-containing protein — protein sequence MPFFKAVFILGLFSSLLLSDSLDTLLEEYQSTSENSLQTVNEKIGHVIIYSQKEIRLMQYQKLNDILKELPLFNLNTNQFGLTNYSLTGSKTTTSGFFRFFINDHEISSGYDQSTSLSWGDLPLDFVDHVEIYYGESSFSFGNETGIYFVRIYTKSARKEDGSELTGWISSKQGNAQSITHSHIFENGWSYLFFANQEKIKKTSHYNHQKLNSNGIKHYIYADVSNDTAKMNLAYTDVSKNNYTGLALDATPNDGKSLSKDFFFNYTHSFLEDQSLKANFSFDMNERSYEEVNDQGINITPLIDLSIPGSIPKNFQEDLRFMKSNAYVSKSFESDKNALILALNVKHKTYDVLKRKSTNFLNQTNEIDHYNSFKRETISSVLLQESYQLKEDFLIVANAKLDYYDRNAYLKDNDEKLLRIGAIYTPTPHFGFKAFYTQTALTPSFYNVDYAKKNAVNLKSQRYNFYTLEAVYTEGNSKFGITFDHVEIDDFLYQTPIGFVNIDHTIKTDGLIFDYEYSFSKRDKLHLNYYTSTLSEQINNSTKGGFIKLMGGYQKFDYFTSLIYRNGYDYLGLDIPDSFDVSLGATYHVTKDLSYSLKASNILNKSTQSLYFTNFGSNAFTLDDNDRSITVSFKWVF from the coding sequence TTGCCCTTCTTTAAAGCTGTGTTTATTCTTGGTCTCTTTAGTAGTTTACTCCTATCCGATTCACTCGATACGCTCCTAGAAGAGTATCAATCGACATCTGAAAACTCCTTGCAAACGGTCAATGAAAAAATTGGGCATGTCATCATTTATTCTCAAAAAGAAATTCGCCTTATGCAGTATCAAAAACTCAATGATATTTTAAAAGAATTACCCCTTTTTAACCTCAACACCAATCAATTTGGACTCACCAACTACTCTTTAACTGGTTCGAAGACAACCACCAGTGGCTTTTTCCGCTTTTTTATCAATGACCATGAAATTAGTTCAGGCTACGACCAATCCACTTCACTTTCTTGGGGTGATTTACCTTTAGATTTTGTCGACCACGTTGAAATTTATTATGGAGAGAGTTCTTTTTCCTTTGGCAATGAAACAGGAATCTATTTTGTTCGCATCTACACCAAATCCGCACGCAAAGAAGACGGCTCCGAACTGACAGGTTGGATTTCCTCTAAACAAGGCAATGCTCAAAGCATCACCCATTCACATATTTTTGAAAATGGCTGGTCTTATCTCTTCTTTGCCAATCAAGAAAAAATAAAAAAAACAAGCCATTACAACCATCAAAAACTCAATAGTAATGGCATAAAACACTATATTTACGCTGATGTAAGCAACGATACAGCCAAAATGAATTTAGCCTACACAGATGTTTCCAAAAACAACTACACAGGGCTTGCACTTGATGCTACGCCTAATGATGGGAAAAGCCTCTCAAAAGACTTTTTCTTCAACTACACACACTCTTTTCTTGAAGACCAATCCCTCAAAGCCAATTTTTCATTCGATATGAATGAGCGCAGTTATGAAGAAGTCAATGATCAAGGCATCAATATCACGCCCTTAATAGACCTTAGTATTCCAGGGAGTATTCCAAAAAACTTTCAAGAAGATTTACGGTTTATGAAAAGCAATGCGTATGTTTCAAAATCGTTTGAAAGTGATAAAAACGCCTTGATTCTAGCACTCAATGTGAAACATAAAACGTATGATGTTTTAAAAAGAAAAAGCACCAATTTCCTAAACCAAACAAATGAAATAGACCATTACAATAGCTTTAAACGAGAAACCATCTCTTCAGTGTTGCTTCAAGAGAGCTATCAGCTTAAAGAGGATTTCCTCATAGTTGCGAACGCAAAACTTGATTATTATGACCGCAATGCGTATCTCAAAGATAACGATGAAAAGCTTTTACGTATTGGTGCTATTTATACACCTACACCCCATTTTGGATTTAAAGCATTCTATACCCAAACAGCCCTAACACCTTCGTTTTATAACGTAGATTATGCAAAAAAGAACGCTGTCAATCTTAAATCTCAGCGCTACAATTTCTATACGCTTGAAGCGGTGTATACAGAGGGAAACTCAAAATTTGGTATTACCTTTGATCATGTAGAAATTGATGATTTTCTCTATCAAACGCCTATTGGTTTTGTTAATATAGACCATACCATAAAAACCGATGGGCTTATTTTTGATTATGAATACTCCTTCTCCAAACGAGACAAACTCCATCTGAACTACTACACATCCACACTAAGCGAACAAATCAATAATTCTACCAAAGGTGGATTTATCAAATTGATGGGCGGTTATCAAAAATTTGACTACTTTACTTCTCTTATTTATAGAAACGGTTATGATTATTTGGGACTTGATATTCCCGATAGTTTTGATGTCAGTTTAGGAGCAACGTATCATGTGACAAAAGATTTAAGTTACAGCCTTAAAGCTTCCAATATTTTAAACAAATCAACACAATCACTCTACTTTACCAATTTTGGAAGCAATGCTTTTACCCTAGATGATAACGATAGAAGCATCACTGTTTCATTTAAATGGGTCTTTTAA